A genome region from Oryzias latipes chromosome 2, ASM223467v1 includes the following:
- the zeb2 gene encoding zinc finger E-box-binding homeobox 2 isoform X5, with protein sequence MKQEIMADGPRCKRRKQANPRRKNALNYENVVETGSETEEEDKLPVSEEEPLINGAGSPASLTNPEASPHAEGHGLLTKDEEDDEMRDSGVEHIWQDNDMLSASVDGTDEMKYDFDSLGPEATLQGVGNGTVKSMDCTSELEDFFAKRKLDDGDSHVVSIAECLRRGDTAIIYPEAPEELSRLGTPEATGPEENDLPPGTPDAFAQLLTCPYCDRGYKRLTSLKEHIKYRHEKNEENFACPLCNYTFAYRTQLERHMATHKPARDQHQMLNQEAGNRKFKCAECGKAFKYKHHLKEHLRIHSGEKPYECPNCKKRFSHSGSYSSHISSKKCIGLIAVNGRMRNSMKPGSSPTSASASPTNTAITQLRQKLENGKPLGLADHNNHLNIKTEPLDFNDYKLMMASHGFGAPGTFLNGVGGSSPLGVHHSSTGQSPLQHLGLAGLDPQLLGYPGSLGNNLSEVQKVLQIVDNTVCRQKMDCKPEELSKLKAYMKELGNQAEEQKQAMNSPGGPQVGLPLVNHNGATKSIIDYTLEKVNEAKACLQSLTTDSKRQISNIKREKANHMLDGGMDEKVPENMFTPYACQYCKETFPGPIPLHQHERYLCKMNEEIKAVLQPSENMMPNKPPMFMEKNNHLSSSMLSEKGLTGPLNPYRDHMSVLKAYFAMNMEPNSEELLKISIAVGLPQIFVKEWFEQRKMYEYSTTRSPPLEHRNTTDMVVGTNNHSPPKDSLAARSPVSLMKHVDHITSSSIAEHQNNCDNPLRHLKNHQFGGSAKAAGEKLDHSRSNTPSPLNLSSASSKNSHSSSYTPNSLTSEDLQAEPLDLSLPRLMKEPKHALTVKSRPKANSITIDHNSIPSPREHFEEPLNLAYLKKEFSGSTNDRNIEKSTSPIFGINPFAAKPLYTSLPPQSAFPPTTFMPPMQASIPGLRPYPGMDQMGFLPHMAYTYAAGAATFAEMQQRRKYQRKPGFQGDLLDGTPDYLSGLDDMTDPDSCLSRKKIKKTESGKRPHQCQICKKAFKHKHHLIEHSRLHSGEKPYQCDKCGKRFSHSGSYSQHMNHRYSYCKREAEEREAAEREAREKGHLEPTELLMSRAYLQGMTPQGYPELAEREAILRHDGVNGGIREGHKEVDGTYAKIARRDEFEEEEESKSMDTDPDTLRDEEENGEHSMDDSSLDGKTETKSDHEDAMEDPM encoded by the exons ATGAAATGAAATACGACTTTGACTCCCTGGGGCCTGAGGCCACTTTGCAGGGAGTTGGAAACGGTACAG TCAAGAGCATGGATTGCACTTCTGAGTTGGAGGACTTCTTTGCCAAAAGGAAGCTGGACGACGGTGACAGCCACGTAGTGAGCATCGCCGAGTGCCTGCGGCGTGGAGACACCGCCATCATCTACCCGGAAGCTCCGGAGGAGCTGAGCCGCCTGGGAACGCCGGAGGCCACGGGACCAGAGGAGAATG ACCTGCCACCTGGAACGCCAGATGCTTTCGCCCAACTGTTGACCTGCCCCTACTGCGACCGAGGCTACAAGCGCTTGACATCGCTGAAGGAGCACATCAAGTACCGCCATGAGAAGAACGAGGAAAACTTCGCCTGCCCCCTGTGCAACTACACGTTCGCGTACCGCACCCAGCTGGAGCGGCACATGGCCACGCACAAGCCTGCCAGGGACCAG CACCAAATGCTCAACCAAGAGGCAGGAAACCGCAAGTTCAAGTGTGCCGAGTGCGGCAAGGCCTTCAAGTACAAGCACCATCTGAAGGAGCACCTCCGGATCCATAGCG GCGAAAAACCGTACGAGTGCCCCAACTGCAAGAAGCGTTTCTCCCACTCGGGCTCCTACAGCTCCCACATCAGCAGCAAGAAGTGCATCGGCTTGATCGCCGTCAACGGTCGCATGCGCAACAGCATGAAGCCAGGCTCCTCCCCTACCTCTGCATCGGCCTCGCCCACCAATACTGCCATCACCCAGCTGCGGCAGAAGCTCGAGAACGGCAAGCCGCTGGGCCTCGCCGACCACAACAACCACCTGAACATTAAGACGGAACCGCTGGACTTCAATGACTATAAGCTGATGATGGCGTCCCATGGGTTTGGCGCGCCCGGAACATTCCTGAATGGAGTAGGAGGGAGCAGCCCACTAGGGGTTCACCACAGCTCGACAGGTCAGAGCCCTTTGCAGCACCTAGGGTTGGCTGGACTCGACCCGCAGCTTCTAGGCTACCCAGGTTCGCTAGGGAACAACCTGAGTGAGGTCCAGAAGGTTCTCCAAATAGTTGACAACACTGTGTGCAGGCAGAAAATGGACTGCAAGCCGGAGGAGCTCTCCAAGCTCAAGGCTTACATGAAAGAACTGGGAAACCAGGCGGAGGAGCAGAAGCAGGCGATGAATTCTCCAGGGGGGCCTCAGGTCGGTCTTCCACTCGTCAATCACAATGGCGCCACCAAAAGCATTATCGACTACACGCTAGAAAAAGTGAACGAAGCCAAAGCTTGCCTCCAGAGCTTGACAACAGACTCAAAGAGACAGATTAGCAATATCAAACGAGAGAAAGCCAACCACATGCTTGACGGAGGTATGGATGAGAAAGTGCCAGAGAACATGTTTACACCTTATGCTTGTCAGTATTGCAAGGAAACCTTCCCCGGGCCAATACCGCTGCACCAACACGAACGCTACCTGTGCAAAATGAACGAGGAGATCAAGGCCGTGTTGCAGCCCAGCGAGAACATGATGCCCAACAAACCGCCGATGTTCATGGAGAAAAACAACCACTTATCGTCCTCCATGTTGTCAGAGAAGGGACTCACTGGCCCCCTCAACCCTTACAGGGACCACATGTCCGTGTTGAAGGCATATTTTGCTATGAACATGGAGCCCAACTCAGAGGAGCTGCTCAAAATTTCCATAGCGGTTGGCCTTCCTCAGATATTCGTCAAGGAGTGGTTCGAGCAGCGAAAGATGTACGAATACAGCACTACCCGAAGCCCACCACTGGAGCACAGGAACACCACGGACATGGTTGTCGGAACAAATAACCACTCCCCACCTAAAGACTCTTTGGCAGCTAGGTCACCTGTGTCTCTCATGAAGCATGTTGACCACATCACATCGTCCTCCATCGCGGAGCACCAAAACAACTGTGACAACCCCCTGAGACATTTGAAGAACCACCAGTTTGGCGGCAGCGCCAAGGCTGCGGGCGAAAAGTTGGACCACTCCCGTAGCAACACCCCTTCTCCTCTTAATCTGTCCTCCGCATCTTCCAAAaactcccacagcagctcctaCACCCCCAACAGCTTGACTTCAGAGGACCTGCAGGCCGAACCGCTTGACCTCTCCCTGCCGAGACTCATGAAGGAGCCCAAGCATGCACTGACGGTCAAAAGCAGACCTAAAGCCAACAGTATTACCATCGACCATAACAGCATCCCCTCCCCACGAGAGCACTTCGAAGAGCCTTTGAACTTGGCCTATCTCAAGAAGGAATTCTCCGGCTCGACCAATGatagaaacattgaaaaaagcACTAGCCCCATCTTTGGCATTAACCCCTTTGCTGCCAAACCTTTATACACGTCACTTCCACCTCAAAGCGCTTTCCCGCCCACCACATTCATGCCCCCAATGCAGGCCAGCATACCAGGTCTTAGGCCCTACCCGGGCATGGATCAAATGGGCTTCCTTCCGCACATGGCTTACACTTACGCGGCGGGGGCAGCCACCTTTGCCGAGATGCAGCAGAGGAGAAAGTACCAGCGGAAACCAGGTTTCCAG GGGGACCTGCTCGACGGTACACCCGATTACTTGTCAGGGCTGGACGACATGACAGACCCCGACTCCTGTCTGTCGCGGAAGAAGATTAAGAAGACTGAAAGTG GGAAGAGGCCGCACCAGTGCCAGATCTGCAAGAAGGCCTTCAAACACAAGCACCATCTCATCGAGCACTCCCGGCTGCACTCTGGCGAGAAGCCGTACCAGTGCGACAAGTGCGGCAAGCGCTTCTCGCACTCGGGTTCCTACTCGCAGCACATGAACCACCGCTACTCCTACTGCAAGCGGGAGGCGGAGGAGCGGGAGGCGGCCGAGCGGGAGGCGCGCGAGAAGGGCCACCTGGAGCCCACCGAGCTGCTCATGAGCAGGGCGTACCTGCAGGGCATGACTCCTCAGGGTTACCCGGAGCTGGCCGAGCGCGAGGCCATCCTGCGGCACGACGGCGTGAACGGAGGGATACGAGAGGGACACAAGGAAGTGGACGGAACGTATGCAAAGATTGCGCGGAGGGACGAGttcgaggaggaggaggagagcaagAGCATGGACACGGACCCGGACACGTTGAGGGACGAGGAGGAGAACGGGGAGCACTCGATGGACGATAGCTCGCTGGACGGTAAAACGGAAACCAAATCGGATCACGAGGACGCCATGGAGGATCCCATGTAA
- the zeb2 gene encoding zinc finger E-box-binding homeobox 2 isoform X1, with translation MKQEIMADGPRCKRRKQANPRRKNAALNYENVVETGSETEEEDKLPVSEEEPLINGAGSPASLTNPEASPHAEGHGLLTKDEEDDEMRDSGVEHIWQDNDMLSASVDGTDEMKYDFDSLGPEATLQGVGNGTVKSMDCTSELEDFFAKRKLDDGDSHVVSIAECLRRGDTAIIYPEAPEELSRLGTPEATGPEENDLPPGTPDAFAQLLTCPYCDRGYKRLTSLKEHIKYRHEKNEENFACPLCNYTFAYRTQLERHMATHKPARDQHQMLNQEAGNRKFKCAECGKAFKYKHHLKEHLRIHSGEKPYECPNCKKRFSHSGSYSSHISSKKCIGLIAVNGRMRNSMKPGSSPTSASASPTNTAITQLRQKLENGKPLGLADHNNHLNIKTEPLDFNDYKLMMASHGFGAPGTFLNGVGGSSPLGVHHSSTGQSPLQHLGLAGLDPQLLGYPGSLGNNLSEVQKVLQIVDNTVCRQKMDCKPEELSKLKAYMKELGNQAEEQKQAMNSPGGPQVGLPLVNHNGATKSIIDYTLEKVNEAKACLQSLTTDSKRQISNIKREKANHMLDGGMDEKVPENMFTPYACQYCKETFPGPIPLHQHERYLCKMNEEIKAVLQPSENMMPNKPPMFMEKNNHLSSSMLSEKGLTGPLNPYRDHMSVLKAYFAMNMEPNSEELLKISIAVGLPQIFVKEWFEQRKMYEYSTTRSPPLEHRNTTDMVVGTNNHSPPKDSLAARSPVSLMKHVDHITSSSIAEHQNNCDNPLRHLKNHQFGGSAKAAGEKLDHSRSNTPSPLNLSSASSKNSHSSSYTPNSLTSEDLQAEPLDLSLPRLMKEPKHALTVKSRPKANSITIDHNSIPSPREHFEEPLNLAYLKKEFSGSTNDRNIEKSTSPIFGINPFAAKPLYTSLPPQSAFPPTTFMPPMQASIPGLRPYPGMDQMGFLPHMAYTYAAGAATFAEMQQRRKYQRKPGFQGDLLDGTPDYLSGLDDMTDPDSCLSRKKIKKTESGMYACDLCDKTFQKSSSLLRHKYEHTGKRPHQCQICKKAFKHKHHLIEHSRLHSGEKPYQCDKCGKRFSHSGSYSQHMNHRYSYCKREAEEREAAEREAREKGHLEPTELLMSRAYLQGMTPQGYPELAEREAILRHDGVNGGIREGHKEVDGTYAKIARRDEFEEEEESKSMDTDPDTLRDEEENGEHSMDDSSLDGKTETKSDHEDAMEDPM, from the exons ATGAAATGAAATACGACTTTGACTCCCTGGGGCCTGAGGCCACTTTGCAGGGAGTTGGAAACGGTACAG TCAAGAGCATGGATTGCACTTCTGAGTTGGAGGACTTCTTTGCCAAAAGGAAGCTGGACGACGGTGACAGCCACGTAGTGAGCATCGCCGAGTGCCTGCGGCGTGGAGACACCGCCATCATCTACCCGGAAGCTCCGGAGGAGCTGAGCCGCCTGGGAACGCCGGAGGCCACGGGACCAGAGGAGAATG ACCTGCCACCTGGAACGCCAGATGCTTTCGCCCAACTGTTGACCTGCCCCTACTGCGACCGAGGCTACAAGCGCTTGACATCGCTGAAGGAGCACATCAAGTACCGCCATGAGAAGAACGAGGAAAACTTCGCCTGCCCCCTGTGCAACTACACGTTCGCGTACCGCACCCAGCTGGAGCGGCACATGGCCACGCACAAGCCTGCCAGGGACCAG CACCAAATGCTCAACCAAGAGGCAGGAAACCGCAAGTTCAAGTGTGCCGAGTGCGGCAAGGCCTTCAAGTACAAGCACCATCTGAAGGAGCACCTCCGGATCCATAGCG GCGAAAAACCGTACGAGTGCCCCAACTGCAAGAAGCGTTTCTCCCACTCGGGCTCCTACAGCTCCCACATCAGCAGCAAGAAGTGCATCGGCTTGATCGCCGTCAACGGTCGCATGCGCAACAGCATGAAGCCAGGCTCCTCCCCTACCTCTGCATCGGCCTCGCCCACCAATACTGCCATCACCCAGCTGCGGCAGAAGCTCGAGAACGGCAAGCCGCTGGGCCTCGCCGACCACAACAACCACCTGAACATTAAGACGGAACCGCTGGACTTCAATGACTATAAGCTGATGATGGCGTCCCATGGGTTTGGCGCGCCCGGAACATTCCTGAATGGAGTAGGAGGGAGCAGCCCACTAGGGGTTCACCACAGCTCGACAGGTCAGAGCCCTTTGCAGCACCTAGGGTTGGCTGGACTCGACCCGCAGCTTCTAGGCTACCCAGGTTCGCTAGGGAACAACCTGAGTGAGGTCCAGAAGGTTCTCCAAATAGTTGACAACACTGTGTGCAGGCAGAAAATGGACTGCAAGCCGGAGGAGCTCTCCAAGCTCAAGGCTTACATGAAAGAACTGGGAAACCAGGCGGAGGAGCAGAAGCAGGCGATGAATTCTCCAGGGGGGCCTCAGGTCGGTCTTCCACTCGTCAATCACAATGGCGCCACCAAAAGCATTATCGACTACACGCTAGAAAAAGTGAACGAAGCCAAAGCTTGCCTCCAGAGCTTGACAACAGACTCAAAGAGACAGATTAGCAATATCAAACGAGAGAAAGCCAACCACATGCTTGACGGAGGTATGGATGAGAAAGTGCCAGAGAACATGTTTACACCTTATGCTTGTCAGTATTGCAAGGAAACCTTCCCCGGGCCAATACCGCTGCACCAACACGAACGCTACCTGTGCAAAATGAACGAGGAGATCAAGGCCGTGTTGCAGCCCAGCGAGAACATGATGCCCAACAAACCGCCGATGTTCATGGAGAAAAACAACCACTTATCGTCCTCCATGTTGTCAGAGAAGGGACTCACTGGCCCCCTCAACCCTTACAGGGACCACATGTCCGTGTTGAAGGCATATTTTGCTATGAACATGGAGCCCAACTCAGAGGAGCTGCTCAAAATTTCCATAGCGGTTGGCCTTCCTCAGATATTCGTCAAGGAGTGGTTCGAGCAGCGAAAGATGTACGAATACAGCACTACCCGAAGCCCACCACTGGAGCACAGGAACACCACGGACATGGTTGTCGGAACAAATAACCACTCCCCACCTAAAGACTCTTTGGCAGCTAGGTCACCTGTGTCTCTCATGAAGCATGTTGACCACATCACATCGTCCTCCATCGCGGAGCACCAAAACAACTGTGACAACCCCCTGAGACATTTGAAGAACCACCAGTTTGGCGGCAGCGCCAAGGCTGCGGGCGAAAAGTTGGACCACTCCCGTAGCAACACCCCTTCTCCTCTTAATCTGTCCTCCGCATCTTCCAAAaactcccacagcagctcctaCACCCCCAACAGCTTGACTTCAGAGGACCTGCAGGCCGAACCGCTTGACCTCTCCCTGCCGAGACTCATGAAGGAGCCCAAGCATGCACTGACGGTCAAAAGCAGACCTAAAGCCAACAGTATTACCATCGACCATAACAGCATCCCCTCCCCACGAGAGCACTTCGAAGAGCCTTTGAACTTGGCCTATCTCAAGAAGGAATTCTCCGGCTCGACCAATGatagaaacattgaaaaaagcACTAGCCCCATCTTTGGCATTAACCCCTTTGCTGCCAAACCTTTATACACGTCACTTCCACCTCAAAGCGCTTTCCCGCCCACCACATTCATGCCCCCAATGCAGGCCAGCATACCAGGTCTTAGGCCCTACCCGGGCATGGATCAAATGGGCTTCCTTCCGCACATGGCTTACACTTACGCGGCGGGGGCAGCCACCTTTGCCGAGATGCAGCAGAGGAGAAAGTACCAGCGGAAACCAGGTTTCCAG GGGGACCTGCTCGACGGTACACCCGATTACTTGTCAGGGCTGGACGACATGACAGACCCCGACTCCTGTCTGTCGCGGAAGAAGATTAAGAAGACTGAAAGTGGTATGTACGCGTGTGACTTGTGCGACAAAACATTCCAGAAGAGCAGTTCCCTTCTAAGACACAAATATGAACACACAG GGAAGAGGCCGCACCAGTGCCAGATCTGCAAGAAGGCCTTCAAACACAAGCACCATCTCATCGAGCACTCCCGGCTGCACTCTGGCGAGAAGCCGTACCAGTGCGACAAGTGCGGCAAGCGCTTCTCGCACTCGGGTTCCTACTCGCAGCACATGAACCACCGCTACTCCTACTGCAAGCGGGAGGCGGAGGAGCGGGAGGCGGCCGAGCGGGAGGCGCGCGAGAAGGGCCACCTGGAGCCCACCGAGCTGCTCATGAGCAGGGCGTACCTGCAGGGCATGACTCCTCAGGGTTACCCGGAGCTGGCCGAGCGCGAGGCCATCCTGCGGCACGACGGCGTGAACGGAGGGATACGAGAGGGACACAAGGAAGTGGACGGAACGTATGCAAAGATTGCGCGGAGGGACGAGttcgaggaggaggaggagagcaagAGCATGGACACGGACCCGGACACGTTGAGGGACGAGGAGGAGAACGGGGAGCACTCGATGGACGATAGCTCGCTGGACGGTAAAACGGAAACCAAATCGGATCACGAGGACGCCATGGAGGATCCCATGTAA
- the zeb2 gene encoding zinc finger E-box-binding homeobox 2 isoform X4: MKQEIMADGPRCKRRKQANPRRKNAALNYENVVETGSETEEEDKLPVSEEEPLINGAGSPASLTNPEASPHAEGHGLLTKDEEDDEMRDSGVEHIWQDNDMLSASVDGTDEMKYDFDSLGPEATLQGVGNGTVKSMDCTSELEDFFAKRKLDDGDSHVVSIAECLRRGDTAIIYPEAPEELSRLGTPEATGPEENDLPPGTPDAFAQLLTCPYCDRGYKRLTSLKEHIKYRHEKNEENFACPLCNYTFAYRTQLERHMATHKPARDQHQMLNQEAGNRKFKCAECGKAFKYKHHLKEHLRIHSGEKPYECPNCKKRFSHSGSYSSHISSKKCIGLIAVNGRMRNSMKPGSSPTSASASPTNTAITQLRQKLENGKPLGLADHNNHLNIKTEPLDFNDYKLMMASHGFGAPGTFLNGVGGSSPLGVHHSSTGQSPLQHLGLAGLDPQLLGYPGSLGNNLSEVQKVLQIVDNTVCRQKMDCKPEELSKLKAYMKELGNQAEEQKQAMNSPGGPQVGLPLVNHNGATKSIIDYTLEKVNEAKACLQSLTTDSKRQISNIKREKANHMLDGGMDEKVPENMFTPYACQYCKETFPGPIPLHQHERYLCKMNEEIKAVLQPSENMMPNKPPMFMEKNNHLSSSMLSEKGLTGPLNPYRDHMSVLKAYFAMNMEPNSEELLKISIAVGLPQIFVKEWFEQRKMYEYSTTRSPPLEHRNTTDMVVGTNNHSPPKDSLAARSPVSLMKHVDHITSSSIAEHQNNCDNPLRHLKNHQFGGSAKAAGEKLDHSRSNTPSPLNLSSASSKNSHSSSYTPNSLTSEDLQAEPLDLSLPRLMKEPKHALTVKSRPKANSITIDHNSIPSPREHFEEPLNLAYLKKEFSGSTNDRNIEKSTSPIFGINPFAAKPLYTSLPPQSAFPPTTFMPPMQASIPGLRPYPGMDQMGFLPHMAYTYAAGAATFAEMQQRRKYQRKPGFQGDLLDGTPDYLSGLDDMTDPDSCLSRKKIKKTESGKRPHQCQICKKAFKHKHHLIEHSRLHSGEKPYQCDKCGKRFSHSGSYSQHMNHRYSYCKREAEEREAAEREAREKGHLEPTELLMSRAYLQGMTPQGYPELAEREAILRHDGVNGGIREGHKEVDGTYAKIARRDEFEEEEESKSMDTDPDTLRDEEENGEHSMDDSSLDGKTETKSDHEDAMEDPM; this comes from the exons ATGAAATGAAATACGACTTTGACTCCCTGGGGCCTGAGGCCACTTTGCAGGGAGTTGGAAACGGTACAG TCAAGAGCATGGATTGCACTTCTGAGTTGGAGGACTTCTTTGCCAAAAGGAAGCTGGACGACGGTGACAGCCACGTAGTGAGCATCGCCGAGTGCCTGCGGCGTGGAGACACCGCCATCATCTACCCGGAAGCTCCGGAGGAGCTGAGCCGCCTGGGAACGCCGGAGGCCACGGGACCAGAGGAGAATG ACCTGCCACCTGGAACGCCAGATGCTTTCGCCCAACTGTTGACCTGCCCCTACTGCGACCGAGGCTACAAGCGCTTGACATCGCTGAAGGAGCACATCAAGTACCGCCATGAGAAGAACGAGGAAAACTTCGCCTGCCCCCTGTGCAACTACACGTTCGCGTACCGCACCCAGCTGGAGCGGCACATGGCCACGCACAAGCCTGCCAGGGACCAG CACCAAATGCTCAACCAAGAGGCAGGAAACCGCAAGTTCAAGTGTGCCGAGTGCGGCAAGGCCTTCAAGTACAAGCACCATCTGAAGGAGCACCTCCGGATCCATAGCG GCGAAAAACCGTACGAGTGCCCCAACTGCAAGAAGCGTTTCTCCCACTCGGGCTCCTACAGCTCCCACATCAGCAGCAAGAAGTGCATCGGCTTGATCGCCGTCAACGGTCGCATGCGCAACAGCATGAAGCCAGGCTCCTCCCCTACCTCTGCATCGGCCTCGCCCACCAATACTGCCATCACCCAGCTGCGGCAGAAGCTCGAGAACGGCAAGCCGCTGGGCCTCGCCGACCACAACAACCACCTGAACATTAAGACGGAACCGCTGGACTTCAATGACTATAAGCTGATGATGGCGTCCCATGGGTTTGGCGCGCCCGGAACATTCCTGAATGGAGTAGGAGGGAGCAGCCCACTAGGGGTTCACCACAGCTCGACAGGTCAGAGCCCTTTGCAGCACCTAGGGTTGGCTGGACTCGACCCGCAGCTTCTAGGCTACCCAGGTTCGCTAGGGAACAACCTGAGTGAGGTCCAGAAGGTTCTCCAAATAGTTGACAACACTGTGTGCAGGCAGAAAATGGACTGCAAGCCGGAGGAGCTCTCCAAGCTCAAGGCTTACATGAAAGAACTGGGAAACCAGGCGGAGGAGCAGAAGCAGGCGATGAATTCTCCAGGGGGGCCTCAGGTCGGTCTTCCACTCGTCAATCACAATGGCGCCACCAAAAGCATTATCGACTACACGCTAGAAAAAGTGAACGAAGCCAAAGCTTGCCTCCAGAGCTTGACAACAGACTCAAAGAGACAGATTAGCAATATCAAACGAGAGAAAGCCAACCACATGCTTGACGGAGGTATGGATGAGAAAGTGCCAGAGAACATGTTTACACCTTATGCTTGTCAGTATTGCAAGGAAACCTTCCCCGGGCCAATACCGCTGCACCAACACGAACGCTACCTGTGCAAAATGAACGAGGAGATCAAGGCCGTGTTGCAGCCCAGCGAGAACATGATGCCCAACAAACCGCCGATGTTCATGGAGAAAAACAACCACTTATCGTCCTCCATGTTGTCAGAGAAGGGACTCACTGGCCCCCTCAACCCTTACAGGGACCACATGTCCGTGTTGAAGGCATATTTTGCTATGAACATGGAGCCCAACTCAGAGGAGCTGCTCAAAATTTCCATAGCGGTTGGCCTTCCTCAGATATTCGTCAAGGAGTGGTTCGAGCAGCGAAAGATGTACGAATACAGCACTACCCGAAGCCCACCACTGGAGCACAGGAACACCACGGACATGGTTGTCGGAACAAATAACCACTCCCCACCTAAAGACTCTTTGGCAGCTAGGTCACCTGTGTCTCTCATGAAGCATGTTGACCACATCACATCGTCCTCCATCGCGGAGCACCAAAACAACTGTGACAACCCCCTGAGACATTTGAAGAACCACCAGTTTGGCGGCAGCGCCAAGGCTGCGGGCGAAAAGTTGGACCACTCCCGTAGCAACACCCCTTCTCCTCTTAATCTGTCCTCCGCATCTTCCAAAaactcccacagcagctcctaCACCCCCAACAGCTTGACTTCAGAGGACCTGCAGGCCGAACCGCTTGACCTCTCCCTGCCGAGACTCATGAAGGAGCCCAAGCATGCACTGACGGTCAAAAGCAGACCTAAAGCCAACAGTATTACCATCGACCATAACAGCATCCCCTCCCCACGAGAGCACTTCGAAGAGCCTTTGAACTTGGCCTATCTCAAGAAGGAATTCTCCGGCTCGACCAATGatagaaacattgaaaaaagcACTAGCCCCATCTTTGGCATTAACCCCTTTGCTGCCAAACCTTTATACACGTCACTTCCACCTCAAAGCGCTTTCCCGCCCACCACATTCATGCCCCCAATGCAGGCCAGCATACCAGGTCTTAGGCCCTACCCGGGCATGGATCAAATGGGCTTCCTTCCGCACATGGCTTACACTTACGCGGCGGGGGCAGCCACCTTTGCCGAGATGCAGCAGAGGAGAAAGTACCAGCGGAAACCAGGTTTCCAG GGGGACCTGCTCGACGGTACACCCGATTACTTGTCAGGGCTGGACGACATGACAGACCCCGACTCCTGTCTGTCGCGGAAGAAGATTAAGAAGACTGAAAGTG GGAAGAGGCCGCACCAGTGCCAGATCTGCAAGAAGGCCTTCAAACACAAGCACCATCTCATCGAGCACTCCCGGCTGCACTCTGGCGAGAAGCCGTACCAGTGCGACAAGTGCGGCAAGCGCTTCTCGCACTCGGGTTCCTACTCGCAGCACATGAACCACCGCTACTCCTACTGCAAGCGGGAGGCGGAGGAGCGGGAGGCGGCCGAGCGGGAGGCGCGCGAGAAGGGCCACCTGGAGCCCACCGAGCTGCTCATGAGCAGGGCGTACCTGCAGGGCATGACTCCTCAGGGTTACCCGGAGCTGGCCGAGCGCGAGGCCATCCTGCGGCACGACGGCGTGAACGGAGGGATACGAGAGGGACACAAGGAAGTGGACGGAACGTATGCAAAGATTGCGCGGAGGGACGAGttcgaggaggaggaggagagcaagAGCATGGACACGGACCCGGACACGTTGAGGGACGAGGAGGAGAACGGGGAGCACTCGATGGACGATAGCTCGCTGGACGGTAAAACGGAAACCAAATCGGATCACGAGGACGCCATGGAGGATCCCATGTAA